TATAAAACAAAATTTTCAGTACCCTGCAATTGCGAAGGAAATGGGTATTAGTGAAAAAATATTTATAGAGTTTATAATTGATAAATCTGGTAAGGTAACATCTTCGCGTGTGGTAAGGGGAGAGGATAAACATTTGAGACAAGAGGCATTAAGATTAGTTAATACTATACCTAAAATGACTCCTGCAAAACAAAGAGGTAAGCCGGTATCTGTTACATTTACACTACCCATTAACTTTAGTTTACAATAGACAACTAGAATTATTAATCTTTTTTTATGTCTTATTAATTTTTAATTTATGAAAAAAGTACTAGTTACAGGTGGAGCAGGTTTTATAGGCTCTAATTTAGTAGATGTTTTATTAGAAAAAAAAGTTGAAGTTGTTATAATTGATAATCTTTCAACAGGTAACAAAAAAAATATTAATAATAATGCAACTTTTTTAGAATACGACTTATCTACTATGTCAGCACCTGATTTAATTGATGTGTTAAGTGATATTGATATAGTATTTCATTTAGCAGCTTTGGCAAGAGTACAGCCGTCCATTGAAGACCCTCTTCCTTATAATAATGCAAATGTAACTGCAACTCTTAACTTATTAAATGCGTGTGTTAAAACAAATGTAAAGAGGGTGGTTTATAGTGCTAGTAGTTCCTGTTATGGAAACTCTAGCAAGGTCCCTCAGAGAGAAACAGATTCTATTAATCCGCTTTCACCTTATGGTTTACAAAAATATATTAGCGAACTATATTGTAAGTTGTATAGTGATATTTATAATTTAGATACGGTATCACTAAGATATTTTAATGTTTATGGTGAACGAATGAG
This genomic interval from Flavobacteriales bacterium TMED191 contains the following:
- a CDS encoding NAD-dependent epimerase/dehydratase family protein; this encodes MKKVLVTGGAGFIGSNLVDVLLEKKVEVVIIDNLSTGNKKNINNNATFLEYDLSTMSAPDLIDVLSDIDIVFHLAALARVQPSIEDPLPYNNANVTATLNLLNACVKTNVKRVVYSASSSCYGNSSKVPQRETDSINPLSPYGLQKYISELYCKLYSDIYNLDTVSLRYFNVYGERMSLSGAYCLVTGIFARQMKAGKPLTITNDGNQKRDFTYVGDVVEANILAAKYDQKLNGEAFNIGNGNNVSINEVADMFGGLKTYGENRLEPFETLADNSKAKKILKWQPKGNLSKWIKEYKIDLGI